The genomic region GCCTTCGGCCGACCCGCCCGTCGTCGCCCGGAGGGCTCCTAGGTGGCGCTCGCGGCGGAAGCGGTGACGACGTTCGAGCGTGTGGACGGCTATCGCGTCGTGCGCTCCTTCGGCTACGCGTACGGCCAGGCCAGCCGCCCGCGCAACGTGCTGAAGCAAACGTTCCGGAGCATCGGCGCGCTGATCGGTCTCGCGCCGGTGGAGTACCTCACCGACGCCGAGCGCACGCGCGCCGAGTCGCTCGAGGCGCTGCTGCGCAAGGCCGAAGGACTCGGCGCGAACGGCATCCTGGGCTTGCAGTTTCAAGCCTCGGAAGGCCCGGACGGCGCGACGCGCGTGCTCGCGTTCGGCGAAGCGGTGCTGCTCGAGCCTTCGCCCCTGCGAGACGCTCAGGACAAGCGGTGAGCCTGCAGCAGCGCACGCAGCACCAGAGCGCGCTCGACCGCGCCTCGGCGGTCGTCGCATTGTGCCGCAAGTGCGGGATCGGCGCGACGCGCACCAACAGCGTCTACGGCGAAGGCGATCCGTGCGCGCAATTGATGGTCGTCGGCGAAGGGCCGGGCGAGACCGAGGACAAGCTGGGGCGCCCGTTCGTGGGGCGCGCCGGCGAGCTGCTCGACAAGATGCTGCTCGCGATCGGCCTGCCGCGTGAGGACGTCTACATCTGCAACACGGTGAAATGCCGCCCGACGCTCGACACCGGCACGCGCCTGGCCAACCGCGCGCCGACGCCCGACGAGATGCGCAACTGCCGGCCGTACCTCGACGAGCAGATCGAGATCCTGCGCCCGCGGGTGATCCTCGCGCTCGGCGCGCCGGCCGCGAAGTCGTTCATGGGCGAGAAGTTTTCGATCACCAAGCAGCGCGGCCAGTGGTTCGACGGCCCGCTCGGCGTCCCGGTCATCGCGACGTTCCACCCGGCCTACATCCTGCGCCAGACCGGCGGCGCGATGACCGAGGTGAAGAAGCTGGTCTTCGCCGACCTCAAAGCGGTCCGCGCCCGGCTCGACGAGCCGGTTCCGGCGACGGAGAGCACGCCCGAGCAGGTCTCGCTGTTCGACTGAAAATGCCGGTTTTGCGCCAACTACTAGAAATTTAATCTTTCCTTCGAAACAATCTCCTAGAAATTTAGTAGACTCGGCGTAACGATCGATCGTCAGCACCGTCTCTGTCCCGGAGGAAGGTTCCCATGCGCCTTACCCGTGCCGCCGCATGCCGATCGCTCGTCGGGTGCGCGCTCGCCCTCACCCTGACCGCTCCCGCGCTGGCCCAGCAGCCGCGAACGGTCCTCGACCTCGCCGCACAGCAGAAAAACCTCAGCACGTTCGTGGCCGCGGTCCACACCGCCGGCCTCGACGACACGCTGAAAGCCGCCGGCCCGATCACCGTCTACGCGCCGACCGACGCGGCGTTCGCGAAGCTCTCCGACGCCGACCGCTCGGCGCTGCTGAGCGATGCCGCCCGGCTCAAAGCGATGATCATGGCCTCGATGACGCCCAACCTGGTGGTCATGCATGACGGCGACACCTGGGTCACCAGCGGATCGATCGCCAGCGCCGCCGGCAAGGACATCGTCTTCGGCACCGAGGGCGAGCGGACGACCGTCGACGGCGCCCACGTCGTGCAATCCGACCTGCGCGCCGACAACGGGTGCGTCACGACGGTCGACAAGGTCCTGCTTCCGTAGTCCCGCCGCGGTGCGCGGCGTGGTAGAATAGCCCGTCATGCGCACCGCTCGGGAGCTTTGGATCGACGAGAAAGCGCGCCGTGCCGGCCACGAGAACGGCGCGGCGCTCGCCTCGTCGCACGGTCTCAAGAAGTATCGCGCCGAGCAGCTTTACCGCGCCGCGACCAAGGAACTCGCCGAGGACCTCGACGCGATCACGACGCTGCCGAAAGAGCTGCGTGCCGCGCTCGCCGCGGAAGGCTTCGCGCTCGATTCGATCGAGCCAGTCGGCCACCAACACTCGAACGACAAGCACACGACGACAGGGCTCTTCCGGCTGCACGACGGCAACGAAGTTGAAGCGGTGCTGATGGAGCACCACGGCGGCCGCAACACCGTCTGCATCTCCTCGCAAGCCGGCTGCGCGTACGCGTGCACCTTCTGCGCGACCGGCCAAGCCGGTTTCACGCGCAACCTCACCGCGACCGAGATCTTCGACCAGGCGCGCTACTTCGCCAAGCAGCTCGCGCGCGAAGGGCGGAAGATCACCAACGTGGTTTTCATGGGGATGGGCGAACCCTTCGCCAACTACGATAACGTGATGGCCGCCGTCGCGCTGCTGAACGACCCGAACGGATTCGGGCTGGGACACCGCCACATCACGATCTCCACCGTCGGCCTGGTCGACAAGATCGACCGCTTCGCCGCCGAGCAGACGCAGGTGAATCTCGCCATCTCGCTCCACGCGCCGAGCGACGCGACCCGCTCCGCGATCATGCCGGTGAACCGCAAGTTCTCGACCGCGGCGCTGATGGACGCCGTCGCGCGCTACATCGCCGAGACGAACCGCAAGGTCTTCTTCGAGTACGTCATGCTGGCCGGCGTGAACGACTCCGACGAGCACGCCCGCGACCTCGCGCGCATCATGAAGAGCTCGCTCTACCACGTCAACCTGATCCCGTACAACAGCACGCCCGACGCGCTGCTGCGCGGGAGCGACGAGCAGCGCATCTGGGCGTTCGCGAAGATCCTCGAGCAGCAGCGCGTCGCGGTGACGGTGCGCACGCCGATGGGCCGCGACATCGCCGCGGCCTGCGGCCAGCTCCGCGCCGAAACCCAGCCGCGAGCGAAAGCAAGCTAAGATGAGCTACCGCGTCCTGATGCAGCGGACGTGGAAAGAGGAACGCACGTACTACGACGTTGAGGGAGTGATCTACCACTATCCTCGGCCGTATTTTGACCTTTTGAGCGGGTTT from Candidatus Eremiobacterota bacterium harbors:
- a CDS encoding heavy metal-binding domain-containing protein, producing the protein MALAAEAVTTFERVDGYRVVRSFGYAYGQASRPRNVLKQTFRSIGALIGLAPVEYLTDAERTRAESLEALLRKAEGLGANGILGLQFQASEGPDGATRVLAFGEAVLLEPSPLRDAQDKR
- a CDS encoding fasciclin domain-containing protein — its product is MRLTRAAACRSLVGCALALTLTAPALAQQPRTVLDLAAQQKNLSTFVAAVHTAGLDDTLKAAGPITVYAPTDAAFAKLSDADRSALLSDAARLKAMIMASMTPNLVVMHDGDTWVTSGSIASAAGKDIVFGTEGERTTVDGAHVVQSDLRADNGCVTTVDKVLLP
- the rlmN gene encoding 23S rRNA (adenine(2503)-C(2))-methyltransferase RlmN — encoded protein: MRTARELWIDEKARRAGHENGAALASSHGLKKYRAEQLYRAATKELAEDLDAITTLPKELRAALAAEGFALDSIEPVGHQHSNDKHTTTGLFRLHDGNEVEAVLMEHHGGRNTVCISSQAGCAYACTFCATGQAGFTRNLTATEIFDQARYFAKQLAREGRKITNVVFMGMGEPFANYDNVMAAVALLNDPNGFGLGHRHITISTVGLVDKIDRFAAEQTQVNLAISLHAPSDATRSAIMPVNRKFSTAALMDAVARYIAETNRKVFFEYVMLAGVNDSDEHARDLARIMKSSLYHVNLIPYNSTPDALLRGSDEQRIWAFAKILEQQRVAVTVRTPMGRDIAAACGQLRAETQPRAKAS
- a CDS encoding uracil-DNA glycosylase codes for the protein MCRKCGIGATRTNSVYGEGDPCAQLMVVGEGPGETEDKLGRPFVGRAGELLDKMLLAIGLPREDVYICNTVKCRPTLDTGTRLANRAPTPDEMRNCRPYLDEQIEILRPRVILALGAPAAKSFMGEKFSITKQRGQWFDGPLGVPVIATFHPAYILRQTGGAMTEVKKLVFADLKAVRARLDEPVPATESTPEQVSLFD